A region from the Spirochaeta thermophila DSM 6192 genome encodes:
- the hcp gene encoding hydroxylamine reductase, with protein sequence MSMFCFQCQEAARGTGCEIRGVCGKTGEVSNLQDTLVHVLKGLAFYHRTAMEAGIDDREAERIIIEGLFTTVTNVNFDPDDFVRRIQEALQVRESLRKRLHEAGVQMKEPDFARWHEGGPADWKREGYKLGPRRTEDPDVRSLKELLLYGLKGMAAYTHHAAVLGYRDERIISFIDEALIATEDTTRSAGELIDLVMECGRTGVLAMELLDKANTSTYGNPEVSTVNLGVRNRPGILVSGHDLKDLEDLLEQTKDAGIDIYTHGEMLPAHYYPFFKKYPHFAGNYGNAWWKQVEEFEAFGGPILMTTNCLVPPPANASYLSRLYTTGPVRYPGAHHIPERTPGARKDFSRLIEHAKTCPPPAQLEEGTIVGGFAHHQVAAVAEKVLEAIKAGKITRFVVMAGCDGRFPSRAYYTEFAQRLPRDTVILTAGCAKYRYHKLPLGEIDGIPRILDAGQCNDSYSLIKTALTLKEALGVASVNDLPIVYNIAWYEQKAVIVLLALLALGVKRIHLGPTLPAFLSEGVRDVLIREFEIGTIDTVGDDLDRMLAAAMA encoded by the coding sequence ATGAGTATGTTCTGCTTCCAGTGTCAGGAGGCTGCCCGCGGCACAGGATGCGAGATCCGCGGGGTGTGCGGTAAAACCGGGGAGGTATCCAACCTGCAGGATACCCTCGTCCACGTGCTCAAAGGCCTCGCCTTCTACCACCGCACGGCCATGGAGGCCGGCATCGACGACCGGGAGGCCGAGCGGATCATCATCGAGGGACTCTTCACCACGGTCACCAACGTGAACTTCGATCCCGATGACTTCGTGAGGAGGATCCAGGAGGCGCTCCAGGTGCGCGAATCCCTCAGGAAGAGGCTCCACGAGGCCGGGGTTCAGATGAAGGAGCCCGACTTCGCCCGATGGCACGAGGGAGGCCCCGCCGACTGGAAACGGGAGGGGTACAAGCTGGGGCCACGGCGCACCGAAGATCCGGACGTACGGTCGCTCAAGGAGCTCCTCCTCTACGGTCTCAAAGGCATGGCGGCCTACACACACCATGCCGCAGTCCTCGGCTACAGGGACGAGCGGATCATCTCCTTCATCGATGAGGCGCTCATCGCCACAGAAGATACCACGCGCTCTGCCGGGGAACTCATCGATCTGGTCATGGAGTGCGGCCGCACAGGCGTGCTCGCCATGGAGCTTCTCGACAAGGCCAACACCTCCACCTACGGGAATCCCGAGGTGAGCACCGTGAACCTGGGGGTGAGGAACAGGCCGGGAATCCTGGTGAGCGGACACGACCTCAAGGATCTCGAGGACCTCCTCGAACAGACGAAGGATGCGGGTATCGACATCTACACCCACGGTGAGATGCTCCCCGCCCACTACTATCCTTTCTTCAAGAAGTATCCGCATTTCGCCGGCAACTACGGAAACGCATGGTGGAAGCAGGTGGAGGAATTCGAGGCATTCGGCGGGCCCATCCTCATGACCACCAACTGCCTCGTGCCGCCTCCTGCGAACGCATCCTACCTTTCCAGGCTCTACACCACCGGTCCGGTGCGGTACCCCGGCGCGCACCACATCCCGGAGAGAACACCGGGGGCCCGAAAGGACTTCTCCCGCCTCATCGAACACGCAAAGACCTGTCCGCCTCCTGCTCAGCTGGAGGAAGGCACCATCGTGGGAGGCTTTGCCCACCACCAGGTAGCGGCAGTGGCGGAGAAGGTCCTCGAGGCGATAAAGGCCGGCAAGATCACCCGGTTCGTCGTGATGGCAGGCTGTGACGGCCGATTCCCCTCGCGTGCGTACTACACCGAGTTCGCCCAGCGCCTCCCCCGGGACACCGTGATCCTCACCGCAGGGTGCGCTAAATATCGATACCACAAGCTCCCGCTGGGAGAGATCGACGGGATACCACGGATCCTCGACGCGGGACAGTGCAACGACAGCTACTCGCTCATCAAGACCGCCCTCACCCTCAAGGAGGCCCTGGGTGTCGCATCGGTGAACGATCTCCCCATCGTCTACAATATCGCCTGGTACGAGCAGAAGGCGGTCATCGTCCTCCTCGCCCTCCTTGCCCTGGGGGTGAAGCGGATCCACCTCGGTCCCACCCTCCCCGCCTTTCTCTCCGAGGGGGTGCGCGACGTCCTCATCAGAGAGTTCGAAATCGGGACCATCGACACGGTGGGCGATGATCTCGACCGGATGCTCGCTGCTGCAATGGCCTAG
- a CDS encoding ATP-binding protein, with translation MKRTIITIDEDLCTGCGECIPNCPEGALQIIDGKARLISDLFCDGLGACIGHCPVGAISFEEREAEPYDERAVIANIVRQGPEVIRAHLAHLAEHGEEEHLSEAIAYLKEHHIPVPEYRPTAPHAFTGCPSSVARTIERPEAPSPVSTPSALSQWPIQLHLVHPEAPFFREAHLLVAADCTAFALGGFHAQLLAGRKLLIACPKLDEGQDVYLEKLSHLFAHARPASITVAIMEVPCCRGLLYLVEEALKRAGTEVPLSLAVVSIDGELISREEIAL, from the coding sequence ATGAAGCGGACGATCATCACTATAGACGAGGACCTGTGTACCGGATGCGGGGAGTGCATCCCCAATTGTCCGGAAGGGGCGCTCCAGATCATCGACGGAAAGGCGCGGCTCATAAGCGACCTGTTCTGCGATGGGCTGGGGGCCTGCATCGGCCACTGCCCGGTGGGGGCCATCAGCTTCGAGGAACGTGAGGCCGAGCCCTACGACGAGCGGGCCGTCATCGCGAACATCGTGAGGCAGGGCCCGGAGGTGATCCGTGCCCACCTCGCCCACCTCGCGGAACACGGCGAGGAGGAGCACCTCTCCGAGGCGATTGCCTACCTCAAAGAGCACCACATCCCGGTGCCGGAGTACAGGCCCACCGCACCCCATGCCTTTACGGGGTGTCCCTCGAGCGTGGCGCGCACCATCGAGCGGCCGGAGGCGCCGTCCCCGGTCTCCACCCCCTCCGCCCTCTCCCAGTGGCCCATCCAGCTCCACCTCGTCCACCCGGAGGCCCCCTTCTTCAGGGAGGCGCACCTCCTCGTCGCGGCCGACTGCACGGCCTTCGCCCTCGGGGGGTTCCACGCCCAGCTCCTCGCAGGGAGAAAGCTCCTCATCGCCTGTCCCAAGCTCGACGAAGGCCAGGACGTCTACCTCGAGAAGCTCTCCCACCTCTTCGCACATGCCCGTCCCGCGAGCATCACGGTGGCGATCATGGAGGTTCCCTGCTGCAGGGGGCTCCTCTACCTCGTGGAAGAGGCGCTGAAGCGGGCGGGGACCGAGGTGCCCCTTTCCCTCGCCGTCGTGAGCATAGACGGCGAACTCATATCCAGAGAGGAGATCGCCCTCTGA